One Setaria italica strain Yugu1 chromosome II, Setaria_italica_v2.0, whole genome shotgun sequence DNA segment encodes these proteins:
- the LOC101766014 gene encoding BTB/POZ and MATH domain-containing protein 4 isoform X3 → MDEDAGDASPPPAPPPLAHAHAHAHHPHAPAPAPQPPAPSQRDMSSSPTSSRSVTETVNGSHRFVIQGYSLAKGMGVGKHIASETFSVGGFQWAVYFYPDGKNPEDNSAYVSVFIALASEGTDVRALFELTLLDQSGKGKHKVHSHFDRSLESGPYTLKYRGSMWGYKRFFRRTALETSDFLKDDCLKINCTVGVVVSTIDYSRPHSIQVPDSDIGYHFGSLLDNEEGVDVILNVGGERFHAHKLVLAARSHVFRSQFFDDESDGEKSEVDESDELREFFIDDMEPKVFKAMLHFLYRDTLVDENELGASSSDGSVFDTLAAKLLAAADKYELGRLRLLCESYLCKGVTVASVSSTLELADRHRAMELKAVCLKFAAENLSDTLMSLQL, encoded by the exons ATggacgaggacgccggcgacgcctcgccgccgccggcacccccTCCCCTGGCGCACGCTCACGCGCACGCGCACCATCCTCACgctcccgcccccgccccgcaGCCCCCCGCCCCCTCGCAGCGGGACATGTCGTCGTCCCCCACCAGCTCGCGCTCCGTGACGGAGACGGTGAACGGCTCCCACCGGTTCGTGATCCAGGGCTACTCGCTCGCCAAGGGCATGGGCGTGGGCAAGCACATCGCCAGCGAGACCTTCTCCGTGGGCGGGTTCCAGTGGGCCGTCTACTTCTACCCCGACGGGAAGAACCCCGAGGACAACTCCGCCTACGTCTCCGTCTTCATCGCCCTCGCCTCTGAGGGCACCGACGTCCGCGCGCTCTTCGAGCTCACGCTCCTCGACCAGAGCGGCAAGGGCAAGCACAAGGTCCACTCCCACTTCGACCGCTCCCTCGAGTCCGGCCCGTACACCCTCAAGTACCGCGGATCCATGTG ggGTTACAAACGGTTCTTTCGGCGAACTGCCCTTGAGACATCAGACTTTCTTAAAGACGATTGCCTGAAGATAAATTGCACTGTGGGTGTTGTTGTTTCGACTATTGATTACTCCAGACCACACTCTATCCAGGTTCCAGACTCAGACATTGGTTATCATTTCGGTTCACTGTTGGACAATGAGGAGGGTGTTGATGTCATTCTTAATGTGGGAGGAGAGAGGTTTCATGCCCATAAGTTGGTGTTGGCTGCACGCTCTCATGTATTCAGATCTCAATTTTTTGATGATGAATCTGATGGAGAGAAGAGCGAGGTTGATGAGAGCGATGAACTGAGAGAGTTTTTTATTGATGATATGGAGCCAAAGGTTTTCAAG GCAATGCTTCATTTCCTCTATAGAGATACCCTTGTTGATGAGAACGAGTTGGGCGCATCAAGCTCTGACGGTTCTGTCTTTGATACTCTGGCAGCTaagttgttggctgcagcagaCAAGTATGAATTAGGAAGGCTAAGATTGCTATGTGAATCTTACCTGTGCAAGGGTGTAACGGTGGCTTCAGTTTCGAGTACGCTAGAATTGGCTGATCGTCACCGCGCTATGGAGCTTAAAGCTGTTTGCCTAAAATTTGCTGCAGAAAATCTTTCAG
- the LOC101766014 gene encoding BTB/POZ and MATH domain-containing protein 4 isoform X2: MDEDAGDASPPPAPPPLAHAHAHAHHPHAPAPAPQPPAPSQRDMSSSPTSSRSVTETVNGSHRFVIQGYSLAKGMGVGKHIASETFSVGGFQWAVYFYPDGKNPEDNSAYVSVFIALASEGTDVRALFELTLLDQSGKGKHKVHSHFDRSLESGPYTLKYRGSMWGYKRFFRRTALETSDFLKDDCLKINCTVGVVVSTIDYSRPHSIQVPDSDIGYHFGSLLDNEEGVDVILNVGGERFHAHKLVLAARSHVFRSQFFDDESDGEKSEVDESDELREFFIDDMEPKVFKAMLHFLYRDTLVDENELGASSSDGSVFDTLAAKLLAAADKYELGRLRLLCESYLCKGVTVASVSSTLELADRHRAMELKAVCLKFAAENLSAENIHSVLP; this comes from the exons ATggacgaggacgccggcgacgcctcgccgccgccggcacccccTCCCCTGGCGCACGCTCACGCGCACGCGCACCATCCTCACgctcccgcccccgccccgcaGCCCCCCGCCCCCTCGCAGCGGGACATGTCGTCGTCCCCCACCAGCTCGCGCTCCGTGACGGAGACGGTGAACGGCTCCCACCGGTTCGTGATCCAGGGCTACTCGCTCGCCAAGGGCATGGGCGTGGGCAAGCACATCGCCAGCGAGACCTTCTCCGTGGGCGGGTTCCAGTGGGCCGTCTACTTCTACCCCGACGGGAAGAACCCCGAGGACAACTCCGCCTACGTCTCCGTCTTCATCGCCCTCGCCTCTGAGGGCACCGACGTCCGCGCGCTCTTCGAGCTCACGCTCCTCGACCAGAGCGGCAAGGGCAAGCACAAGGTCCACTCCCACTTCGACCGCTCCCTCGAGTCCGGCCCGTACACCCTCAAGTACCGCGGATCCATGTG ggGTTACAAACGGTTCTTTCGGCGAACTGCCCTTGAGACATCAGACTTTCTTAAAGACGATTGCCTGAAGATAAATTGCACTGTGGGTGTTGTTGTTTCGACTATTGATTACTCCAGACCACACTCTATCCAGGTTCCAGACTCAGACATTGGTTATCATTTCGGTTCACTGTTGGACAATGAGGAGGGTGTTGATGTCATTCTTAATGTGGGAGGAGAGAGGTTTCATGCCCATAAGTTGGTGTTGGCTGCACGCTCTCATGTATTCAGATCTCAATTTTTTGATGATGAATCTGATGGAGAGAAGAGCGAGGTTGATGAGAGCGATGAACTGAGAGAGTTTTTTATTGATGATATGGAGCCAAAGGTTTTCAAG GCAATGCTTCATTTCCTCTATAGAGATACCCTTGTTGATGAGAACGAGTTGGGCGCATCAAGCTCTGACGGTTCTGTCTTTGATACTCTGGCAGCTaagttgttggctgcagcagaCAAGTATGAATTAGGAAGGCTAAGATTGCTATGTGAATCTTACCTGTGCAAGGGTGTAACGGTGGCTTCAGTTTCGAGTACGCTAGAATTGGCTGATCGTCACCGCGCTATGGAGCTTAAAGCTGTTTGCCTAAAATTTGCTGCAGAAAATCTTTCAG CTGAAAATATTCATAGTGTGCTGCCATGA